A DNA window from Coffea arabica cultivar ET-39 chromosome 6c, Coffea Arabica ET-39 HiFi, whole genome shotgun sequence contains the following coding sequences:
- the LOC113693139 gene encoding uncharacterized protein — protein MVGGSGGGGVIRDSRGKLIIAFADSFGSLDSLQAEARALLLGLQLGYSLGISQMFVESDCLVLVNCLKGVWGVLAVIWPVVRAVRLVTSAGHQFGHCYWEGNMVADSLATFGVECGSRSIFMSASQLPLRSRGLLSLDMQNFCSFRFSLRM, from the coding sequence ATGGTCGGTGGTAGTGGGGGCGGTGGGGTGATTAGGGATTCGAGGGGAAAACTCATTATTGCTTTTGCGGATTCTTTTGGCTCTCTGGATTCCCTGCAAGCTGAGGCTCGGGCTCTCTTGTTAGGGCTTCAGCTGGGGTACAGCTTAGGGATTTCGCAGATGTTTGTTGAATCTGATTGCTTGGTCTTAGTCAATTGTCTAAAGGGGGTTTGGGGGGTTCTTGCGGTGATTTGGCCAGTTGTTCGTGCTGTTCGTCTGGTTACTTCTGCTGGCCATCAGTTTGGTCATTGCTACTGGGAGGGGAACATGGTGGCGGACTCGCTCGCAACGTTTGGGGTGGAGTGTGGCTCTCGATCTATTTTCATGTCAGCGTCTCAGTTGCCCTTGCGCTCCAGGGGGCTTTTATCTCTGGACATGCagaatttttgtagttttcGTTTTTCTCTTAGGATGTAG
- the LOC113693138 gene encoding uncharacterized protein: MSRFSRTGDLIFDPEVEKIARRTRKKIRQLREEQSSVASQRPEPGVEPTDSFSDTSSDSDQKEGTMANARTLRELAAPILNQQPLCITFPTLNDNTPFELKSGLIHLLPSFHSLPGEEPYKHLHEFDVVCNSMKPPGITEKQIKMRAFPFSLKDLQRTACTTCHQHPGESLYEYWEQFKKSCSKCPQHQISEQLLIQYFYEGLLFRDRSIINAASGGALVNKSPREAQELIEGMAENSQQFGTREDVPTRKVNEAKVCGICTGMSHSTEMCPAIQEESAEQVNMVGHAPAPKWPYDPYSNTYNPGWKDHPNFNYGRNRQPNFAPNMQSNFVPNKQPGYQQQYQPRPPPPPSSGPSLEEMMKQLMATITQNQQRTDSEIQDIRNQMSQMATKINRLESQVNGRLPSQPELNLKNVSAMTLRSGKEIQGSELVTPKDNDEEKIEKELQAENTSTKNPMVLPDPIIDIKTNPPPFLCRLEKSKKQDKEKKILEVFRKVEINIPLLDAIKQVPKYAKFLRDLCVNRRRLRGDERVILGENVSTILQRKLPPKCGDPDRFTVPRKIGNTLISNTLLDLVASINVMPKSMYASLNLGPLKETEIIIQLVNRTNAYPDGLLEDVLVKVNN; encoded by the exons ATGTCTCGATTTTCTCGTACaggtgatttgatttttgaccctgaagtaGAGAAGATCGCACGTAGAACGAGAAAGAAAATCAGACAGCTCAGAGAGGAGCAGTCCAGTGTTGCATCTCAGAGACCTGAGCCAGGAGTTGAACCAACAGATTCGTTTAGTGACACTTCAAGTGACTCTGACCAAAAGGAAGGAACCATGGCTAATGCAcgaacattaagggagttggctgccccTATTTTAAATCAGCAGCCTCTATGCATTACCTTCCCCACCTTAAATGATAACACTccatttgaactaaaatctggtcTGATTCATCTTTTACCCTCTTTTCATAGTTTACCAGGTGAAGAGCCGTATAAGCATCTGCATGAGTTTGATGTCGTGTGCAATAGTATGAAACCTCCGGGCATTacagaaaaacaaataaaaatgagggcattccccttttccttgaagGATCTGCAAAGGACTGCTTGTACTACTTGCCACCAG CATCCAGGGGAGTCACTCTATGAATATTGGGAGCAATTCAAGAAGTCGTGCAGCAAATGCCCCCAACACCAGATAAGTGAGCAGTTACTCATACAGTATTTTTATGAGGGGCTCCTTTTCAGAGATAGGAGCATAATtaatgctgcaagtggaggggcacTGGTGAACAAAAGCCCTCGGGAAGCACAGGAGTTAATTGAGGGGATGGCAGAGAATTCACAACAATTCGGTACGAGGGAGGATGTCCCAACACGCAAGGTGAATGAG GCCAAGGTATGCGGAATTTGCACTGGTATGAGTCATTCTACAGAGATGTGCCCAGCGATTCAGGAAGAAAGTGCAGAGCAAGTGAACATGGTTGGTCACGCGCCTGCGCCAAAATGGCCCTATGACCCGTACTCGAATACGTACAATCCCGGCTGGAAGGACCACCCGAATTTCAATTATGGAAGAAATAGACAGCCCAACTTTGCACCGAACATGCAGTCTAATTTCGTGCCAAATAAGCAACCAGGGTACCAGCAACAATATCAACCCCGACCACCTCCGCCCCCAAGCTCTGGTCCATCTTTGGAGGAGATGATGAAACAACTTATGGCAACCATCAcgcaaaatcagcaaaggacggacTCCGAAATACAGGACATAAGAAATCAGATGAGTCAAATGGCCACAAAAATCAACCGTTTGGAGTCCCAAGTAAATGGAAGATTGCCATCCCAACCTGAACTGAACCTGAAGAACGTAAGTGCAATGACTTTAAGGAGCGGGAAGGAAATTCAGGGGTCCGAACTTGTGACTCCAAAGGATAATGACGAAGAAAAGATTGAGAAAGAACTTCAGGCAGAGAATACAAGCACCAAAAATCCAATGGTACTCCCTGACCCGATCATAGACATTAAAACTAATCCCCCTCCATTtctttgtaggttggaaaagtcGAAGAAACAGGACAAGGAGAAAAAGATCCTGGAGGTGTTTCGCAAGGTAGAGATCAATATTCCCTTACTAGACGCCATCAAGCAAGTGCCGAAGTATGCAAAATTTTTGAGGGACCTATGTGTCAATCGAAGGAGGTTGAGGGGAGATGAAAGAGTTATTCTTGGGGAGAATGTGTCAACAATTCTCCAAAGAAAGCTCCCACCAAAGTGTGGGGATCCAGATAGATTTACTGTCCCACGTAAGATAGGTAATACTCTGATTAGCAATACCCTGCTGGACTTAGTAGCATCGATCAACGTAATGCCTAAATCTATGTATGCTTCTCTGAACCTCGGTCCATTAAAAGAAACCGAAATAATAATTCAATTAGTTAACCGAACAAATGCATACCCTGATGGGTTGTTAGAGGATGTGCTGGTTAAAGTTAATAATTGA